A DNA window from Arcobacter sp. LA11 contains the following coding sequences:
- the recA gene encoding recombinase RecA: protein MDDNQKKSLDLAIKQIDKTFGKGTLIRLGDKEVVPTEAISTGSLGLDLALGVGGLPKGRVIEIYGPESSGKTTLTLHAIAECQKAGGVCAFIDAEHALDVVYAKNLGVDTDNLLVSQPDFGEQALEILETVIRSGAVDLVVVDSVAALTPKVEIDGDMDDMQVGVQARLMSKALRKITGLLNKMNTTVIFINQIRMKIGMTGYGSPETTTGGNALKFYSSVRLDIRRIATLKQAENSIGNRVKVKVVKNKVAAPFKQAEFDIMFGEGISKTGELIDYGVKLDIVDKAGAWFSYNDSKVGQGKENSKVFLKENPEVALEIENKILTAMGVNDEIIQGEAEKDDE, encoded by the coding sequence ATGGATGATAATCAAAAAAAATCACTTGACTTAGCAATAAAACAAATAGATAAAACATTTGGAAAAGGTACTTTAATTAGACTTGGGGATAAAGAAGTTGTTCCAACAGAAGCAATTTCAACGGGTTCACTTGGACTTGATTTAGCTCTTGGCGTTGGAGGACTTCCAAAAGGTAGAGTTATTGAAATATATGGACCTGAATCTTCTGGTAAAACTACATTAACTTTACATGCAATTGCTGAATGTCAAAAAGCAGGTGGAGTTTGTGCATTTATTGATGCGGAGCATGCACTTGATGTTGTATATGCAAAAAACTTAGGTGTAGACACTGATAACTTACTGGTTTCTCAACCAGACTTTGGAGAGCAAGCTTTAGAAATCCTTGAAACAGTTATTAGATCTGGTGCTGTTGATTTAGTAGTCGTGGATTCAGTTGCAGCACTTACTCCAAAAGTTGAAATTGATGGAGATATGGATGACATGCAAGTTGGTGTTCAAGCAAGACTTATGTCTAAAGCACTTAGAAAAATCACTGGTTTATTAAATAAAATGAATACAACGGTAATCTTTATTAACCAAATTAGAATGAAAATTGGTATGACTGGTTATGGATCTCCTGAAACAACTACTGGTGGAAATGCACTTAAATTCTACTCTTCTGTTAGACTTGATATTAGAAGAATTGCAACACTTAAACAAGCTGAAAATTCTATTGGTAATAGAGTAAAGGTAAAAGTAGTTAAAAATAAAGTTGCTGCACCATTTAAACAAGCAGAATTTGACATTATGTTTGGAGAAGGAATTTCTAAAACTGGTGAACTTATTGATTATGGTGTAAAACTTGATATTGTGGATAAAGCAGGAGCTTGGTTCTCTTACAATGATTCAAAAGTAGGACAAGGAAAAGAGAACTCAAAAGTATTCTTAAAAGAAAATCCAGAAGTTGCACTTGAAATTGAAAACAAAATTTTAACTGCTATGGGTGTAAATGATGAAATCATTCAAGGTGAAGCAGAAAAAGACGATGAATAA
- the eno gene encoding phosphopyruvate hydratase: protein MVFIDNVYADEVLDSRGNPTVRATIVLSDGTKQSAIVPSGASTGKREALELRDGDNRFLGKGVLKAVENVNTVIADELMGLSPYNQAEVDATMKDIDGTQNYSNLGANAVLGVSMAVARAAAASLDIPLYRYLGGANAMTMPVPMFNIINGGEHANNSVDFQEYMIMPVGFEDFNEGLRATAEIYQHLKKVIDEMGESTAVGDEGGFAPNLKSNEEPLEVIVKAIEKAGYKPGEQIALALDVAASELINDKGLYVLKSENREITSKELVNYYADLCAKYPIVSIEDGLSEDDWDGWKVLTEILGDKVQLVGDDLFVTNASILAEGISKNIANSILIKPNQIGSVSETMLTIRLAQRNNYNCVMSHRSGESEDAFIADFAVALNCGQIKTGSTARSDRIAKYNRLLEIGAEIGYAEYLGKQPFSK from the coding sequence GTGGTATTTATTGATAACGTATACGCAGATGAAGTATTAGACTCAAGAGGAAACCCAACAGTTAGAGCGACAATTGTTTTAAGTGATGGTACAAAACAAAGTGCAATCGTTCCAAGTGGAGCAAGTACTGGAAAAAGAGAAGCTTTAGAATTAAGAGACGGTGATAATAGATTTTTAGGTAAAGGTGTTTTAAAAGCAGTTGAAAATGTAAACACTGTTATTGCTGATGAATTAATGGGACTAAGTCCGTATAACCAAGCAGAAGTTGATGCTACTATGAAAGATATTGATGGTACACAAAACTACTCAAACTTAGGTGCAAATGCAGTACTAGGTGTTTCTATGGCCGTTGCTCGTGCAGCAGCAGCGTCACTTGATATTCCATTGTACAGATACCTTGGTGGAGCAAATGCAATGACTATGCCTGTTCCAATGTTTAATATCATCAACGGTGGAGAACATGCAAATAACTCTGTTGACTTCCAAGAATATATGATTATGCCAGTTGGATTTGAAGACTTCAATGAAGGTCTTAGAGCTACAGCTGAAATTTATCAACACCTTAAAAAAGTAATTGATGAAATGGGTGAATCAACTGCAGTTGGGGATGAAGGGGGATTCGCTCCAAACCTAAAATCAAATGAAGAGCCTTTAGAAGTTATTGTAAAAGCAATTGAAAAAGCTGGATATAAGCCAGGGGAACAAATTGCATTAGCACTTGATGTTGCAGCATCTGAACTTATCAATGATAAAGGTCTTTATGTATTGAAGTCTGAAAATAGAGAGATTACATCTAAAGAACTTGTAAATTATTATGCAGATTTATGTGCTAAATATCCAATCGTATCTATTGAAGATGGATTAAGTGAAGATGACTGGGATGGATGGAAAGTATTAACTGAAATTCTAGGAGATAAAGTTCAATTAGTTGGAGATGATTTATTTGTAACAAATGCATCAATCTTAGCAGAAGGAATTTCTAAAAATATTGCAAACTCAATTTTAATTAAACCAAATCAAATTGGTTCAGTTTCTGAAACTATGTTAACTATTAGATTAGCACAAAGAAACAACTATAACTGTGTTATGTCTCATAGATCAGGAGAGAGTGAAGATGCATTTATTGCTGATTTTGCAGTTGCTTTAAATTGTGGTCAAATCAAAACTGGTTCAACAGCTAGAAGTGATAGAATCGCTAAATACAATAGATTACTAGAAATTGGTGCAGAAATCGGTTATGCTGAATATTTAGGGAAACAACCTTTCTCTAAATAA
- a CDS encoding cation:proton antiporter — MSEEILIIISISLIIFSSPLIAKLLRLPTITVEITLGALAAYFAFIVEHSILELVAELGFLYLMFLAGLEVDLKKLVNISSNLLKKSLIYNVILFSFAAIITFYLDLGYIFIVILPLISIGLLAALKKEYGDVEWIGLSITVGLIGEIVSIFALTTVSAALEFGINFEFYKTMFLFTIFLISMLFVYKLFHNLIWWYPEIKAFLMPEVDHQEQDIRVSMTIFFLMITVMIYLHLEVAFGAFIAGTFITTFFEEHNKQLPHKLEHFGFGWLVPIFFISVGASFELESLFHDGLIYTALLITFAMIIIRLIGSTLFIKDMGWDKFFMIGLSHSMPLTLLIAVSTLAYHNHSITQFYYYAFILAAIVEVLVVMIAIRILSNFIKLKESE, encoded by the coding sequence ATGAGTGAAGAAATACTAATAATCATATCAATATCATTAATCATATTTTCTTCACCCTTAATTGCTAAGTTACTTAGACTACCTACAATTACTGTAGAAATAACGCTTGGAGCACTTGCAGCATATTTTGCTTTTATAGTTGAGCATTCTATTTTAGAACTTGTTGCAGAACTTGGATTTCTTTATTTGATGTTTTTAGCAGGTCTTGAAGTAGACTTGAAAAAGCTTGTAAATATTTCAAGTAATCTTTTAAAAAAATCATTAATATACAATGTGATACTCTTTTCTTTTGCTGCGATAATTACTTTTTATCTAGATTTAGGATATATATTTATTGTAATTTTACCTCTTATTTCTATAGGATTATTAGCAGCTTTAAAAAAAGAGTATGGTGATGTTGAGTGGATTGGTTTATCAATTACGGTTGGACTAATTGGTGAGATTGTATCAATCTTTGCCCTTACAACTGTTTCTGCTGCTCTAGAATTTGGGATAAATTTTGAGTTTTATAAAACAATGTTTTTATTCACTATTTTTCTTATCTCAATGCTTTTTGTTTATAAGTTATTTCATAATCTTATTTGGTGGTATCCAGAAATAAAAGCATTTTTGATGCCAGAAGTTGACCACCAAGAACAAGATATAAGAGTCTCTATGACTATTTTCTTTTTAATGATTACTGTAATGATTTACTTACACTTAGAGGTTGCTTTTGGAGCATTTATTGCTGGAACTTTTATTACAACATTTTTTGAAGAACATAATAAACAACTACCTCACAAATTGGAACACTTTGGTTTTGGATGGTTAGTTCCTATTTTCTTTATCTCTGTTGGGGCATCTTTTGAATTAGAATCACTTTTTCATGATGGATTAATTTATACTGCATTATTGATTACTTTTGCAATGATTATTATTAGACTTATTGGTTCAACTCTGTTTATTAAAGATATGGGATGGGATAAGTTCTTTATGATAGGGCTTTCTCATTCTATGCCATTAACACTTTTAATTGCTGTATCTACATTGGCTTATCATAATCATTCGATTACGCAGTTTTATTATTATGCATTTATTTTAGCGGCAATAGTTGAAGTTCTTGTTGTAATGATTGCAATTAGAATTTTATCTAATTTTATAAAATTAAAAGAGAGTGAATAA
- a CDS encoding biotin synthase, which produces MNENKEIFLCAICNIESGTCNEDCKFCTQSVKYKADIDRYKRKEIEQIVEEAKRARTNGANGFCLVTAGKGLDDKRLAFVCEAARAVKKEDLGLILIACNGTASVEQIQTLKEAGVDAYNHNLETAQDFYSQIVTTHTWEERYQTCLNVKEVGLRLVCGGIFGLGETQEQRVSMLESIASLDPMNVPLNFFHPNEALPIVENSVSREEAFELITLARKMIPNAMKIMVAGGRELMFGDEQYKIFEKGANAFVIGDYLTTAGRTPAEDIEELEKQGIKVIRERN; this is translated from the coding sequence ATGAACGAAAATAAAGAAATTTTTTTATGTGCTATTTGTAATATAGAAAGTGGTACATGTAATGAAGATTGCAAATTTTGTACCCAAAGTGTAAAATATAAAGCAGATATAGATAGATATAAAAGAAAAGAAATAGAACAAATAGTAGAAGAGGCAAAAAGAGCAAGAACAAATGGTGCTAATGGTTTTTGTTTAGTAACAGCAGGAAAAGGCTTAGATGATAAAAGACTTGCTTTTGTTTGTGAAGCTGCTCGTGCAGTAAAAAAAGAAGATCTTGGTTTAATTTTAATTGCTTGTAATGGAACTGCATCTGTTGAGCAAATTCAAACTTTAAAAGAAGCTGGTGTTGATGCTTACAATCACAATTTAGAAACAGCACAAGATTTCTATTCTCAGATTGTTACAACTCATACGTGGGAAGAGAGATATCAGACCTGTTTAAATGTAAAAGAAGTTGGGCTGAGACTTGTTTGTGGAGGTATCTTTGGTTTAGGTGAAACACAAGAACAAAGAGTATCAATGCTTGAGTCTATTGCTTCTTTAGATCCTATGAATGTGCCATTGAACTTCTTTCATCCAAATGAAGCTTTACCTATTGTTGAAAATAGCGTATCAAGAGAAGAAGCTTTTGAATTAATTACATTAGCAAGAAAAATGATTCCAAATGCAATGAAAATTATGGTTGCAGGTGGTAGAGAATTAATGTTTGGTGATGAACAATATAAAATCTTTGAAAAAGGTGCAAATGCCTTTGTTATTGGTGACTATTTGACTACTGCGGGAAGAACACCAGCTGAGGATATAGAAGAGCTAGAGAAACAAGGTATTAAAGTTATAAGAGAAAGAAACTAA
- a CDS encoding metallophosphoesterase: MKIGVFSDSHHKVDYTREVIELLKSKKAQYLIHAGDLCVEDNLKLLEESNLTYVSVFGNNDMSLISLQNKYTIKQEPYHFKIEDTTFKLMHLPYYINGDSDVVIYGHTHIFETDYKEGTLFLNPGEVCAREKPKCECVLLEINENEYIINYYSREITKKKFEKKEIKYERK; encoded by the coding sequence ATGAAAATAGGTGTCTTTTCAGATAGTCATCATAAGGTTGACTATACAAGAGAAGTTATTGAACTTCTTAAATCTAAGAAAGCACAGTATTTAATCCATGCTGGAGACTTATGTGTTGAAGATAATTTAAAACTTTTAGAAGAATCAAATTTAACTTACGTTAGTGTTTTTGGAAATAATGATATGTCTTTAATCTCACTACAAAATAAATATACTATCAAACAAGAACCTTATCATTTTAAGATAGAAGATACAACATTTAAACTTATGCATCTTCCTTATTATATAAATGGTGATAGTGATGTGGTGATTTATGGTCATACTCATATTTTTGAAACAGATTATAAAGAAGGAACTTTGTTTTTAAACCCTGGTGAAGTATGTGCAAGGGAGAAACCAAAGTGCGAGTGTGTGTTGTTAGAAATTAATGAAAATGAGTATATAATTAATTATTACTCAAGGGAAATTACCAAAAAGAAGTTTGAAAAAAAAGAGATAAAATATGAACGAAAATAA
- the topA gene encoding type I DNA topoisomerase, with translation MKNLVIVESPAKAKTISKFLGKEYTVMASMGHVRDLPKSKLGFDPENNFEPKYLISTDKKKVITDLKKQINKDTTIYLAADEDREGEAIAWHLIPALKIEKNPLKRIVFHEITKDAILEAINNPREVNQHLVDAQQARRILDRAVGYELSPLLWKKVRYGLSAGRVQSVAVRIIVDRENEINAFIPEEFWKIKSEFSNPELKSELAKIDGKAKKVRNEGEAKEIEASINQGNFELFDIEEKDSNRNPAAPFTTSTLQQEASRKLGYSVKQTMIIAQQLYEGNVGNIPGHTGGLITYMRTDSLNLSKVATSAAKEVIEAEYGKEYSLNKPRVYKSKAKGAQEAHEAIRPVNLALKPSDIKAFVDNAQYKLYSLIWKRTLATQMAAAKIANTTYKINAGKDKEFEFQTKGQRIVFAGFMKAYTEGSDNPESALDSTEKILPTIKVGTILNLEKLDLEQNFTKPPARYTEASLVKKLEGEGIGRPSTYAPTISTIQAREYVVKTEDKKLAPTPTGEIVNSFLVDHFPHIVDLGFTARVEEEFDEIADGKIAWQQVMQEFYGDFKKTINEKEESVNKEDYLQIREIGTDPKSGKPMSARVGRFGPFVQIGTKDDEEKPKFVAIPDHLNMDTITLEEALFLFTLPRVVGQDSSGEDIKANIGRFGPYLQVKSTYFSLKTDDPYTIELPRALEVIKEISEAKEKATIKVFEKEKIQILIGQYGPYIKQGRKNFKIPKGVEAEDLTLEQTLEIIAKDPKSKGTARKTPAKRTTAKKKAPAKKTTAKKTTTKKPAAKKTDK, from the coding sequence GTGAAAAATTTAGTAATAGTAGAGTCACCAGCAAAAGCAAAAACGATATCAAAATTCTTAGGTAAAGAGTACACAGTAATGGCTTCAATGGGTCATGTAAGAGATTTACCAAAATCAAAACTTGGATTTGATCCAGAAAATAATTTTGAACCAAAATATCTTATTTCAACAGATAAGAAAAAAGTAATAACAGATTTAAAAAAACAGATTAATAAAGATACTACTATTTACCTCGCGGCCGATGAGGATAGAGAGGGAGAAGCTATTGCATGGCATCTAATTCCTGCACTAAAAATTGAAAAAAACCCTTTAAAAAGAATTGTATTTCATGAAATTACTAAAGATGCTATTTTAGAAGCAATTAATAACCCAAGAGAAGTAAATCAGCACTTAGTTGATGCACAACAAGCAAGAAGAATTTTAGATAGAGCAGTTGGATATGAGCTTTCTCCATTATTATGGAAAAAGGTTAGATATGGACTAAGTGCTGGTAGAGTTCAATCTGTTGCAGTAAGAATTATAGTTGATAGAGAAAATGAAATAAATGCATTTATCCCTGAAGAATTTTGGAAAATTAAATCAGAATTTAGTAATCCAGAATTAAAATCAGAACTTGCAAAAATTGATGGAAAAGCAAAAAAAGTAAGAAATGAAGGCGAAGCAAAAGAAATTGAAGCTTCTATAAATCAAGGAAACTTTGAGTTATTTGATATAGAAGAAAAAGATTCAAATAGAAACCCAGCTGCTCCATTTACAACTTCTACTTTACAACAAGAAGCAAGTAGAAAACTTGGATATTCTGTTAAACAAACAATGATTATCGCTCAACAACTTTATGAAGGAAATGTAGGAAATATTCCAGGGCATACAGGTGGTTTAATCACTTATATGAGAACTGACTCATTAAATCTTTCAAAAGTTGCTACTAGTGCAGCAAAAGAGGTTATTGAAGCTGAGTATGGAAAAGAGTACTCATTAAATAAACCAAGAGTATATAAATCCAAAGCAAAAGGAGCACAAGAAGCTCATGAAGCAATCAGACCTGTTAATTTAGCCCTTAAACCAAGTGATATAAAGGCTTTTGTAGATAATGCACAATATAAGCTTTATTCTCTTATTTGGAAAAGAACACTTGCAACTCAAATGGCAGCTGCAAAAATTGCAAATACTACATATAAAATCAATGCAGGAAAAGATAAAGAGTTTGAATTCCAAACTAAGGGACAAAGAATTGTATTTGCTGGATTTATGAAAGCATATACAGAAGGTAGTGACAATCCAGAATCAGCACTTGATAGTACTGAAAAGATTTTACCAACTATAAAAGTTGGAACTATTTTAAATCTTGAAAAATTAGATTTAGAACAAAATTTTACAAAACCACCTGCAAGATATACAGAAGCATCTTTAGTTAAAAAACTTGAAGGCGAAGGAATTGGAAGACCATCAACTTATGCTCCAACTATTTCAACTATTCAAGCAAGAGAATACGTAGTTAAAACAGAAGATAAAAAACTAGCCCCTACACCAACTGGTGAGATTGTTAATAGTTTCTTAGTTGACCATTTCCCTCATATTGTAGATTTAGGTTTTACTGCAAGAGTAGAAGAAGAGTTTGATGAAATTGCAGATGGAAAAATTGCATGGCAACAAGTTATGCAAGAGTTTTATGGTGATTTCAAAAAAACTATTAATGAAAAAGAAGAGAGCGTAAATAAAGAAGATTATCTTCAAATTAGGGAAATTGGAACTGACCCTAAAAGTGGAAAACCAATGAGTGCAAGAGTTGGTAGATTTGGTCCTTTTGTTCAAATCGGAACAAAAGACGATGAAGAAAAACCAAAGTTTGTAGCTATTCCTGATCATTTAAACATGGATACAATTACACTTGAAGAGGCACTATTTTTATTTACTCTTCCTAGAGTTGTAGGTCAAGATTCAAGTGGTGAAGATATTAAAGCAAACATTGGAAGATTTGGCCCTTATTTACAAGTAAAATCAACTTATTTTTCTTTAAAAACAGATGACCCTTATACAATTGAATTGCCAAGAGCTTTAGAGGTTATAAAAGAGATTTCAGAAGCAAAAGAAAAAGCTACAATAAAAGTATTTGAAAAAGAGAAAATACAAATTCTAATTGGTCAATATGGTCCTTATATTAAACAAGGAAGAAAAAACTTTAAAATACCAAAAGGTGTAGAAGCTGAAGATTTAACTTTAGAACAGACTTTAGAAATAATTGCTAAAGACCCTAAATCTAAAGGAACTGCAAGAAAGACTCCAGCTAAAAGAACAACTGCCAAGAAGAAAGCACCCGCTAAAAAAACTACGGCAAAGAAAACTACAACAAAAAAGCCAGCAGCTAAAAAAACTGATAAGTAG
- a CDS encoding UDP-N-acetylmuramate dehydrogenase codes for MSYKTIDFSRYSSIKIGPIADVKIINEIGDYDDYQIIGRANNLLVSSSHPKFAILGEEFDYIKLIDNKLYVGCATTSGKLLTYVRKNDIANLEFLAKLPGNLGGLVKMNAGLKSWEIFNYIDKIKTRDGYVKKEDVTYSYRETKIDTIVYEVVFDIEKGFCKDKLKEFNKMRDNQPQTPSAGSCFKNPKGDFAGRLIEEVGLKGFRKGDMAFSEIHSNFLVNLGSGTYEDAIYLIDLAKSKIKEKFNIELEEEIVIY; via the coding sequence GTGAGTTATAAAACAATAGACTTCTCAAGATATTCATCAATAAAAATTGGACCAATAGCTGATGTGAAAATAATCAATGAAATTGGTGACTATGATGATTATCAAATAATTGGTAGAGCAAACAATCTTCTAGTTTCTTCTTCTCATCCAAAATTTGCTATTCTTGGTGAAGAGTTTGATTATATAAAACTTATAGATAACAAACTTTATGTAGGATGTGCTACTACTTCAGGAAAACTTTTAACTTATGTACGAAAAAATGATATTGCAAATTTAGAATTTTTAGCAAAACTTCCAGGAAACCTTGGTGGACTTGTTAAAATGAATGCAGGTCTAAAATCTTGGGAAATATTTAATTATATAGATAAAATCAAAACTAGAGATGGTTATGTAAAAAAAGAAGATGTAACTTACTCATATAGAGAAACTAAAATTGATACGATTGTTTATGAGGTTGTATTTGATATTGAAAAAGGTTTTTGTAAAGATAAGTTAAAAGAGTTTAATAAAATGAGAGATAATCAACCTCAAACTCCTAGCGCTGGTTCATGTTTTAAAAATCCAAAAGGGGATTTCGCGGGACGACTTATAGAAGAGGTTGGACTAAAAGGTTTTAGAAAAGGTGATATGGCATTTAGTGAAATTCATTCAAATTTTTTAGTAAATCTTGGTAGTGGTACATATGAAGATGCAATATATTTAATAGATCTTGCAAAGAGTAAAATAAAAGAGAAATTTAACATAGAACTTGAGGAAGAAATAGTAATTTATTAG
- a CDS encoding MqnA/MqnD/SBP family protein → MLKTISVAHSPDADDIFMYYAIKFGWVTPKDAKFENIADDIETLNKATLAGEYDICAISFALYPFVKDDYALLKTAVSFGEGYGPKLIKKKGSKLKRNFKVALSGEFTTNGLLFKIAYPEARITYMNFLDIEKAVLDGTVDAGVLIHESILTFDEELEVERELWDIWVELSGGDLPLPLGGMCIRRSIPLHSAIDYENTLIKAVDVANKNRKVLAPMLLEKGLIRVDADTLDTYLDLYANNNSVKLSEVQYEALDKLYELGYKHGYFENLVKAKDFLIPEEYEELRAK, encoded by the coding sequence ATTTTGAAGACTATAAGCGTTGCACATTCTCCTGATGCAGATGATATTTTTATGTATTATGCAATTAAATTTGGTTGGGTTACACCAAAAGATGCCAAATTTGAAAATATAGCAGATGATATTGAAACACTAAATAAAGCTACATTAGCTGGAGAGTACGATATTTGTGCTATTTCTTTTGCTTTATATCCATTTGTAAAAGATGATTATGCATTATTAAAAACGGCAGTTTCATTTGGAGAAGGTTATGGTCCAAAATTAATCAAGAAAAAAGGTTCAAAATTAAAAAGAAATTTTAAAGTAGCACTTAGTGGTGAATTTACTACAAATGGTTTACTTTTTAAAATTGCTTATCCAGAAGCTAGAATTACTTATATGAATTTCTTGGATATTGAAAAGGCAGTACTTGATGGAACTGTAGATGCTGGAGTTTTAATTCATGAGTCAATATTAACATTTGACGAAGAACTTGAAGTAGAACGTGAACTTTGGGATATTTGGGTTGAGCTTTCTGGAGGAGATTTACCTTTACCTTTAGGTGGAATGTGTATAAGACGTTCTATTCCACTTCATAGTGCAATAGATTATGAGAATACTTTAATCAAAGCAGTTGATGTAGCAAACAAAAACAGAAAAGTACTAGCCCCAATGCTTCTTGAAAAAGGGCTTATAAGAGTCGATGCTGATACTTTAGATACATATTTAGATCTTTATGCAAATAATAATTCTGTAAAGCTTAGTGAAGTTCAATATGAAGCATTAGATAAACTGTATGAGTTAGGTTACAAACATGGATATTTTGAAAATCTTGTGAAAGCAAAAGATTTTTTAATTCCTGAAGAGTATGAGGAATTAAGAGCAAAGTGA
- the nuoN gene encoding NADH-quinone oxidoreductase subunit NuoN — protein MINIPPVSIEFASLNFGTIVPMLIAIVGALVILCVDLINKKLDKSLYIMLTVLFLLVDLGALIGYSGSVRGFFDLMLVDGIAILSQGVIVVASLLFVITAMSKLRFQEYRYPEYFALYLFMIAGFQFMVSSDSLILIFVGLETASMCLYTLIAMHNRNNALEAAIKYFTMGAVATGFFAFGSMIFYALTGTVELGQISEVLVASNFENYPIILLGVIFMLGALGFKLSLVPYHTWVADVYEGATAALAGFMSIVPKMAGFVVALRFFEIFISSGDIYVEIILYVTVVLTMTIPNLIALVQNDINRMLAYSSISNAGFAMAAILIGTTQATSAMFLYWILFLVTNLGGFTMLWLNRSKDYNSFSSDHALEKYSGLVKTAPITASMMGLFLLSLAGIPPFALFWGKMYLIGSAVNAGYVLLALIMVINSAIAGYYYLKPIIFMFLKDPIEGANTKYMTNATTPIKVLIGFAAIVTILSIFMIEPLIEIISYYVQISGY, from the coding sequence ATGATTAATATCCCACCAGTATCAATAGAGTTTGCTAGTTTAAACTTTGGAACAATTGTACCTATGCTTATTGCGATTGTTGGTGCACTTGTAATTTTATGTGTTGATTTAATAAATAAAAAACTTGATAAATCTTTATATATCATGTTAACAGTACTTTTTCTTTTAGTAGATTTAGGTGCTCTAATTGGTTATTCTGGAAGTGTTAGAGGATTCTTTGACTTGATGCTTGTTGATGGTATAGCTATACTATCTCAAGGAGTTATAGTTGTGGCTTCATTACTCTTTGTAATAACTGCTATGAGTAAACTTAGATTCCAAGAGTACAGATATCCTGAATACTTTGCTTTATATTTATTTATGATTGCAGGATTCCAGTTTATGGTCAGTTCTGATTCATTAATTTTAATTTTTGTTGGACTTGAGACAGCTTCTATGTGTTTATATACATTAATTGCAATGCATAATAGAAACAATGCTTTAGAAGCTGCAATTAAGTACTTTACTATGGGTGCAGTTGCAACTGGATTCTTTGCTTTTGGTTCAATGATATTCTATGCACTAACAGGAACAGTTGAGTTAGGTCAAATTTCAGAAGTATTAGTAGCTTCAAACTTTGAAAATTATCCAATAATTTTACTTGGAGTAATTTTTATGTTAGGTGCTCTTGGATTTAAACTATCTTTAGTTCCTTATCATACATGGGTTGCAGATGTATATGAAGGTGCAACTGCTGCATTAGCTGGGTTTATGTCTATTGTTCCAAAAATGGCTGGATTTGTAGTTGCCTTAAGGTTTTTCGAAATATTTATTTCAAGTGGAGATATCTATGTTGAAATAATTCTTTATGTAACAGTTGTATTAACTATGACTATACCAAATCTTATAGCTTTAGTTCAAAATGATATAAATAGAATGTTAGCTTACTCATCAATCTCTAATGCAGGTTTTGCAATGGCTGCAATTTTAATTGGAACTACACAAGCAACAAGTGCTATGTTCTTATATTGGATTCTGTTCTTAGTTACAAATCTTGGTGGATTTACAATGTTATGGTTAAATAGAAGTAAAGATTATAACTCTTTCTCTTCTGATCATGCTTTAGAAAAATACTCAGGCTTAGTAAAAACAGCTCCAATAACTGCAAGTATGATGGGACTATTTTTATTGTCTTTAGCAGGAATACCTCCTTTTGCACTATTCTGGGGGAAAATGTATTTAATTGGAAGTGCAGTAAATGCTGGATATGTTTTATTAGCACTAATCATGGTAATTAACTCTGCAATAGCTGGATACTACTACTTAAAACCAATTATATTTATGTTCTTAAAAGATCCAATTGAAGGAGCAAATACTAAATATATGACAAATGCTACAACACCAATAAAAGTACTTATTGGCTTTGCTGCGATTGTAACTATTCTTTCAATCTTTATGATTGAACCTTTAATAGAGATAATCTCTTACTACGTTCAAATATCGGGTTACTAG